cgccgtcgccgtcgtgccgccctcgcgccgccgcaccgtcgccttcgtgccgccgcgccgtgtgtcgtcgtcgcgccgtcgtcgccgctaccgccgtcggtaagccgccgcctcctccccttgcccggtcgccgtcgccgccccgggtagcagggagccgaggaagagagagagaagccgggagggaggagagaaagaaaagaaaaggaaaagggggaagagagaaaaagagaaaaaaaaagaaagaaaaaaaaaagaaaaggaaataaataggaaattagagggagattagggaagtttagaaaatttaaaataattagaatttaattatagattaattatagtcgtagaattgcaaaatttaatataaattatggattattcttggcaatttctataagaaatcaattcacggtaataatttagatgtagataataactaaacaaatagatgaattcttatagattattatagattatttttgggtaatccctataagtaatcgattcacggtagaaattcggatttaactactagggattttacccgtgtattatatttaatcatttagtcataggctaaattaaatcatataatatttctaggattccgtccgatatttagctcgcgatagaaatttctaacctattatatggatataatgctcggttagattaaattaaaaacttatgacaacaaaatatttatacccgcaaaatagtttaggatataaaaattgaaattgggtttgccttagttcgcgaatagtaaagttaatataaaagaattgacttaCGCGTTCGACTcccacttggatttatttggattttacttgaattctaaccgaattcaaaatcgattcttcgcacgtacttgtagagcccgagggagttgcggatccaagcgaggaccaagacccgcaagaccttgagcaaggcaagtcatcactattctttgaacacgttgatcccaattgcgaaactgttttgtttacaaataaaattgcatgcaatgatgaacatcccacttgtgattatgccatgccttgattattgtttgcccttattccttcgtaaccatgtttacgtatgagtccctagtcaattatgacaattgcttagaaatgctattctagaattatgcatactcatatttatcaaatgctatatgcttgggcaattacctttgggaaggtaattgagatgcggcatgtggagacaggagcgccacattgccatgatattgatgacatgatttgtgaaagaaaaaaaaaataaaactaaacaactattttcgactggggcggacggaggatttgggtggtatctggaaaaggctagtaccgtccccggtcaattaaggaccgagccatgaagttaagcatgaaacgacccccgtacaaccgtacttctcgaatgggtatagacctagcggattagatagccgagcggaggcagtatccctgcatagatggttcacccctgagtgaggcaggtgcgctacgatgggacagccgttgaggtagggccgagaggcgtgccctacatcggtgtcgccattggtaggactgccaagagtgtgtgtgagagagaacttaatttgaactataatttaatatgtgtgtgagacttctctttcccgggagcgccagaactcctctcactgctagaaacatggacacctagagtgcatgaggatttaagttcatggagcgggtactgccaatgcgaggttatcgaaaagctttgccgtgacgcgtctcatgtgttgggacgaggctcatgtgttgggcagttgcggagtgcgggtaaagtgtacatccactgcagtgtgagtaaaccaaatctattcgaatagccgtgctcgcggttattgagcaccgggacatgtattacacttggctagactctaaattcttaacttgtgtgggatgagatattgcatgatgatttttatgctgatggagccacttcctgagaggtgggaatgtggacgtcctcagaaaaccataacgactcgatggcgggaagctatccttgggatcacaatggatggtggacagaaccgtcattgtttaatatgaacactggtactaaaatttgattagtctgtgctaggtcttaggcttgcgaaaagaattacaaaactggctttgcgcaaaggaaccatagctatcctttgaatacccctatcatgtgcatttcttgctgtggtggcttgctgagtacggttggtactcacccttgcaaatataaaattaatcagaagcgggagatgaagcttcggaggatccctatgcctactaccaggagggagaagaagacgatggcgctcagtaggtcttagttacggtcgttgcctgtggcaatggcatgccgctgcctgaattccgctgcctcatctatttctgcttttggatgtattccggaccgctcggttcgatgatttaagagaatgcctgcgggcttatgatgtaataattagcactagactctcgtgtatgtgcttttggtatttcagctatgaactcgtgtgtaccagactacttgatccagggaaatggtactgtttacacgaatgattcctgttataaaaacgggggtccagaTGGACAGTGCTTGAGCTTATGAGATTGAAGGCCAGAAATGGTTGGTCCAATAGTAGTTTTAACGACTTGTTGGTTCTGTTGAAAAAACTTTTTCCGCAACCCAACTCCCTGCCAACAAGCACCTATGAAGCGAAGAAGCTTATATGCCCTTTGTCACTGGGTGTGCGAAAGATACACGCGTGTGTTAACCACTGTATCCTATTCCGTAAAGAGTACGAGGATTTGGACAGATGTCGAACATGCAAGAGTAGTCGATACAAAACAAGCCGTAGCCAGTCCGAGAGTCTGGATGTTGCCCTTGACGATGTAGAAGAGTCCGATCCATGCAAAGACAGTAACAAAAAGAAGATTCCCCAGCTTGTCATGTGGTACCTTCCGGTGAAAGATCATTTGAAGCGTTTGTTCTCAAACCCGAGGGATGCCGAATTGATGCGCTGGCATCATGAAAAGCGAAAAaaggatgggatgattcgacaTCCTGCAGATGCAAGACAGTGGAAGGAATTTGACAGAGAGTATCATAAGTTTGCAGAGGACCCAAGAAACGTAAGGTTTGCATTGAGCACCAATGGAATGAATCCATTCGGTGACTTGAGCAGCTCACACAGCACGTGGCCAGTACTCCTAACCATGTACAACCTCCCAACGTGGCTGTGTTAAAAAAGGAAGTATATCTTGTTGACCATCCTTGTACAAGGACCACGACAACCTAGCAATGACATGGATGTGTTTCTGGAGCCTTTGCTGGAGGATATGCGCGATTTGTGGGAACACGGGATCCGAGTTTGGGACGAATTCCTGCGGGAGTACTTCACGCTACATGCAATTATCTTTGTCACCGTCAACGACTTGACCGCACTGTTTTCCCTATTGGGACAGATCAAGGGAAAGACGGGTTGCGTTATTTGTGTAGATGGTACTGTGTACAGGTATCTGAAGGGATCGAAGAAGCTAGTATACATGCGACACCGGCGTTTCTTAAGAAAGAATCACTCGTACCGCTCCCAAGCAAAATATTTCGACAGTACTGTTGAGAAAGGTGTGGCACCAGAACCATGGAAGGGTGATAAAGTGTTTAGAATGACCAAAAACCTGAAGGTTGGTTTTGGGAAggtaaaaaagaaggaaacaaaTAAGCGGAAGAGAAATGATGCCGAAGTACCAGCAAGCCCTAGCGTTCCATTCAAGAAGCACTCCATTTTCTTTAAGTACCTTCCGTACTGGAAAGATTTAGACATACGCCATTCTATCGATGTCATGCACCTAGAGAAAAATGTCTTCGATAACACCATTGGGACTATACTGGATATACTAACTAAGACCAAGGATGGACTGAAATCACGTAAGTACCTCGTGGATATGCAAATAAGGAAAGAGCTTCATCCTGTGGATAAAGGTAATAATGGAAAAGTGTACCTACCGCCTGCATACTACACCTTgacaagagaggagaaaatggcATTGTGCAAATCCCTACATCGGGTGAGAGTGCCTACTGGCTTCTCCTCAAACATTAAACGACTAGTGTCGATGAAAGATCTGTCACTTTCAGGCTACAATTCCCATGACTGTCATGTAATGCTCACAGTATTCCTCGCCATTGCAATTAGAGCAGTCGAACCAGTTCACGTAAAGCTGGTCATCACAAAGCTCTGTTATTTCTTCAATTCCATATCTCAGAAACTAATTGATCCTGAAGAGTTAGGTCCTCTCCGAACTTTCGCTATACAGACAGTGTGCGAGcttgagatgtgtttccctccATCATTTTTCGATATGATGGTTCATATCGTGCCTCATAGTTCATATCATGCCTCATAGTTCGATATTTTTCTTCAACACCTCATAGTTCATATCGTGCCTCAGATAATTGCACTTGGGCCCCTATACCTGCATCATATGTAGCCTTTCGAACGATACATGTCCATTCTAAAAGGCTGCGTATGGAACCGCGCCCACCCAGAGGGATCCATGATAGAGGGATACACAACCGAGGAGGTCGTTGAGTGTTGCATTGATTACCTAAAGGATGGAAAAGCAATTGGTTTACCGGTACCTCGACATGAAGGTAGATTATCTGGGAAAGGAacaaaagggaagaaaagaatCCACGACAATGACTACAAAAAAGTGAAAGATGCTCATTTCACTGTGCTGCAGCAACTCGCAATAGTGGAGCCGTACATAGAGCAACACCTGCATGAATTACAAGCAACAAATGTGGGTCGATCTAATAGATGGATCATGAAGAAACACAAGCATCACTTTACTGA
The nucleotide sequence above comes from Oryza glaberrima chromosome 11, OglaRS2, whole genome shotgun sequence. Encoded proteins:
- the LOC127755701 gene encoding uncharacterized protein LOC127755701 — its product is MADRAWVNKERYRASYIEGIDIFMKAAKKNVASKKTKYIRCPCVHCKNQKSWNDPSVIEQHLVTHGFVEGYTNWSHHGEIPSKQVPNQATVHDEVLSWDEDVIVVAKEEEEEEEEQVHAVEPVDDDDVVGGNGQHSTVDDADDGNVSVDDGNFADLEEMLRHAEPEVVAGSARGLDNFDALKKAANDLLYDDAKGCEKDFTLLWTIHACVNHCILFRKEYEDLDRCRTCKSSRYKTSRSQSESLDVALDDVEESDPCKDSNKKKIPQLVMWYLPVKDHLKRLFSNPRDAELMRWHHEKRKKDGMIRHPADARQWKEFDREYHKFAEDPRNVRKYILLTILVQGPRQPSNDMDVFLEPLLEDMRDLWEHGIRVWDEFLREYFTLHAIIFVTVNDLTALFSLLGQIKGKTGCVICVDGTVYRYLKGSKKLVYMRHRRFLRKNHSYRSQAKYFDSTVEKGVAPEPWKGDKVFRMTKNLKVGFGKVKKKETNKRKRNDAEVPASPSVPFKKHSIFFKYLPYWKDLDIRHSIDVMHLEKNVFDNTIGTILDILTKTKDGLKSRKYLVDMQIRKELHPVDKGYNSHDCHVMLTVFLAIAIRAVEPVHVKLVITKLCYFFNSISQKLIDPEELGPLRTFAIQTVCELEMCFPPSFFDMMPFERYMSILKGCVWNRAHPEGSMIEGYTTEEVVECCIDYLKDGKAIGLPVPRHEGRLSGKGTKGKKRIHDNDYKKVKDAHFTVLQQLAIVEPYYCCEFLRVNGKYCANYNELPKFPRSARELNDSSIQNIQAVMVFVAVSESELIPSGGDGQSRR